TACGATTACTCATTAATCGAGATAATATATGTTCGTCTGGACTACCAGTACCCACTTAATTCACTAGTGAAACAGAGCcttatttatgaatttattaacAAAAACAGCGTAATAAATTGTACTTAATGCACGAAATGTGCGGGCACAATATAAATACGTATTTCACACAATGCGccaatttcaatagaattttttttctgaaagagttCTTTGCAAGTCAAGCCTTTATTTTGTGCATATAAACGCACTAATTCTTCgctttatattataataaatcatTTTGTGAAGATTTGTTTAGTAATTGTAATTGTTATTGACCTTAATGTGAAGATCCTACTTCGAGTTCTATGTGGTCTGATTTGCTAATGTCTAATGCGGAAGAATGGGGAAGATTAACCTAGATATTGCGTGTCATTTTTAATCCGGACACGTCTCAGACATCTTTAAAGAGACAGTGCGTCAGACCCTTCAGACAACGACTTCCGGCTGTAAATACAGTAAGTAGATCTATCTGGATTTTTTCAGACATTAAATTTACTGGTTTAACTTGAAAGAGACAAAATCAAACAATTGTAATTATCACATTATAAAGTGGGGACGGATTATCAAAAtgaatgtacatttgtatatattgcTTTTACATTACAACACGTATACGGCactgaaatcaataaataaagatttatgtATTAGATAATTGCAACTGTGATCTAGATATTGCAAATAATTTTGTAATCCAGCAATACAGTTATCATGAACATGTTCGAATACACATTCAAAAACGGCTATTTGGCAAtcgaaaattattttatttgccCAATGCCCaattacaaaataactgtattcttttatcTTTCCGTGATGTTAAATATACATGATTCCCATTTCAAAATCTTTAAGAACATTATATACATTGTTATTTGGTTTTACAGTTTCCAGGTAAAGTTTATGAAGTCATTTATCAAAAcatattattgaattaatataGCAGTATGTACAGTAATTTACGTATTTAGTTAAGTTTATGCCTCATAATGTATTTGTACACTTtaagagattttaaaaatatactaaaaaagaaagactaaataaaaaaaaagattttaagatTAAGTTACTTAGAAAGGGCGTTAAATTGTCCACTAGTCATTTTATACAAAGTTATATTGTAACTGTATTATAGGACTGATTTTCTCTAAgttcaaatacagaaaaaattgaAGATCACTGCGTTATGGTGGGTGTAAGACTTCTGTAATTCTTAAATTGACGCGTTATTAATTTCTATcattttaatgtacaaatgtcATTTTTGGCGCTAAAGTATTGACGTTAATTGACGTGCAATTTGGCGCGACGTCATATTTACGTAACTTGTTTATACTGACGGCATTCAAATAAAGTAAATGTTTGAAACTATATTGAAACTGGAAATTATGAATTCATTCATAAATGTTGCAGATGTCAAATTCGGTAAGAGCGAAATTTGTATTatgtttttacatgtaaatttatatttatatttatatggaatattATACCTAGATTTAGAATTTGATAGATAGAGATAAAAACAATCTGAGATGTCCAAATCTTTATATTTACTGTCATTTGTTtaccttatttatttttattttatagagaATCACTGACGAATAAATATTAGAGAAACCAGCGCATACTCGTTTTGACTATCCCAGATTCCAACAATTCTCGAATATTCGTctactttgatgaagatccactgagaAGCAGTGACGATAAAAATGGCGGaatctgaaaaaaagattttcaaggactaaaaagGTCTCGTTCAGCGCAAATCGCTCAGCTGACGAAACTCTACATGGAGCTGGAACAACTTATGATATCACATGACAATGATGAGCTTGTTGATAAATTATATAGGAAATTGTGTGACAGATTTAACTCGTTCAAAATTATCCACTTAGAATGTCTGGACTTATGTACCGAACTCGCTGACCGTGAAAATTTGGTACAAAACTACGAAAGTTGTCAAAATAACTTCTTAGAATTCCAGGAAAGATATGAACAATGGAAGTCACCATACCAAAATAATGAAGATGACGAAATTTACAGCAACACGTCATCAATGTGTACGACGAAAATTGCGAATGCTAAGGCTAAATGTATGATTGCACAAAAGAAACTGAATTTTCTTAGAAAGAAACATGAACTTGAGCTAGAGCGCAGACAGATAGACATTCAGGAGCAAGAACTTAAGTATAAATGCGAGTTAGAACAAGCACGGCTTGAAGAGTCAGTATGACACGAGGCATTTGAGAAAGAAACTGGTGAGCACGTGCAAGATTCTACATACGTGAAGCAGACGACTGTTAAAAACTACACTTCCGGTAACGAACGGTTAAGCAGCAATATCAGCAGATCGGACGATGACACGCTAGTATTCGCCAAAGACAAATTGCAGGGCCCATTACCCGCTAACAGGATGGCTGGAGGTAATGCATCACGTGACTGCCATACGGATTTTACAGACACTGCAGACGTTGCTTCCGGTAGGCTCGAGGACGCACGATTACAAGAAGGCGGAATAAATGCTTCCAGTCTGGATGTAGAGAGACTAGCTTCAATATTACAAGATGAGTAACACTTGCCAAAACCTGAGCTATTGACATTTAGTAGTTCTGCACTTGATTATTGTAAGTTCATAAAAAATTTTGAGACGAACATACAGTGCAAAGTAAGTGATAATAGACTAAGATTAAGCTGCCTTATACAATATTGTACTGGTGAGGCAAAGTCATGTATAGAAGAATGTGTTTTGTTAGATTCGGATGTAAGGTATTACCGCGCTAAGGCGATTTTGCAGTCTAGATATGGTAGACCGCATGCTATTGCAAGAAGTCACATTGACAGATTGTTACATGGTCCTCAAATTAAGGCCTCTGATGTTGATTAACTGTCTATATTAGCGTTGAATATGCAAAACTGCCAAATCACACTATCACATCTAGGGTTTATATCAGATGTAGATAACTCTAAGAATTTGAGGCAAATTGTTAGACATCTCCCAATGCATTTAAGGTCGAGATGGGCAGAGATAGCACACTCTATTTTTGAGTCAGGTAGAGAACCAAACTTTTTGGATTTGACAAATTTTGTAGACGAACGATCACGTGTCGCTACTTCAGTGTACGGCATTGatatagtaaaagaaaatgtCCGAGTCAGTAAACCGTCTCATGGTCCGTCGGAAAATGTTGTAAAAAGTAAAGTCACTACTCTTTCTACATACACAGAAAATCAAAAGCCTAGATACGATAGGAAATGCTATTGTTGCTCAGGTACATGTACAGACTTAGCCTCATGTGATAAGTTTATAAATATGTCTTTAGAAGATAGAAAGAATTATGTTGTCAAGTCTAGATTGTGTTTTAATTGCCTCAAACGTAACCATGTGTTTTTCCAATGTAGGAGAGAGAGAAAATGTGCACTGTTCCTGATTGTAATATTAAACACCATTCACTTTTACATAGTTTAGTACAAACAGCTTCTGATAACGCTGTAATACAACATTCGTCTTTCTGTGCTGCTGTAAGTGGTtcatatgttaaaacatgtttggGGATCATACCTGTTACTGTTAAGGGAAACGGTTACTTTTGTCAAACTTACGCTCTGCTCGACGATGGTGCTGACAAAACGTTATGCGATGAGAGGCTGATCCAGAAACTAAATGTGTCCTGCAGACCCGTCACGTTTCAGATATCGACCGTAAGCTCGACCGGAAGTACGATCCATGGACAGGAAGCAGACCTCAGTGTAAGTTCAATTTCCGGAAATGGCGGCGATATTCAGCTCAATAATGTTTGGACAGTGAAGCAGCTGCCAATCTCCATACGTTCTGCAGCAACACCAGAGGATATTCGAGTTATATCTCATTTGTCCGATCTACAGATTCCCCAGGTTGCAGTGAACGAAGGCATGCTACTTATTGGTAcagatttcccagaagcacacATTCCTCTGGAGGTGCGCACTGGACGCAGCCATGAGCCGTACGCAGTAAGGACGCGACTAGGGTGGGCAGTTCGTCGACCAGTCCCCAAAACCAATGTAGAACAGAAAGAACAGAGCAATTAAGAAAAGCAGCAAATATCCATTTTGGTCAATCCAATGACGTAATATTACAACAACAACTAGAGGGTATGTAGACTTCAGACTTTAACGACGGACCACAATGTGAAAAACAATCGAAGTCGGTTGAAGATAAGAGGGCGTTAGGCATTATGGAGTCAACCCTTTCATATGTAGCCGGTCACTATGAGATGGGACTACCTTGGCGAGCGGACGATGTTACCCTACCAAATAATTTAGCAATGGCACACTCACGTCTAAATTAACTGAAGAGAAAACTTTCACAGAACAAAATTTTACATGGAATGTATACACAAACTGTCACTGACTATATAAACAAAGGATATGCTAAGGAAATAGAAGACAACAATTCAGACTCCAAGCGGATATGGTTCTTACCCCACCACCTCCTGATGAACGTGAACAAACCAGGAAAGGTCCTAGTGGTATTTGACGGTGCCGCGAAATACAAGGACACCTCACTGAATAGTCAACTCCTACAAGGCCCTGATATGACGAACACTCTGATAGGGGTACTTATCCGATTTCGTCAGGAAAAGATAGCAATTGCTGCCAAAAAAGAGGCAATGTTCCATCAAGTTCGCGTTTGTTAGACGGATTGTGATGCGCTCCGCTTCTTATGGTGGCCTGATGGGGACATGTCTAAACCTCCAAAAACGTACTGTATGCAGGTGCATTTGTTTGGTGCCACTTCATCTCCTAGCTGTACTGCTTATGCATTGAAAAGAACAGCCAGTGACAACGCAAAAAGATTCCCACCCGAAGTTGTAGATACCGTTAACAGAAACTTCTACGTCGATGACTGTTTGAAATCTGTGGCATCGGAAGAGAAAGCGGCGATGTTAGCAGCGGATCTACAGAAACTGATGCAAATGCGAGGCTTTAGACTAACAAAGTGGATCAGCAATAGCAGACAAGTACTCGATACCATTCCTGAATCGGAACGTGCACATACGGTTGTTAGCCTTGACCTTGATGACATTCTCCCTTGCGAACGTGCATTAGGTGTTAATTGGAATGTCAACGACGATAAAATAACATTCAAAATCAAGATAGCAGAAAAACCTCTGATAAGACGTGGAATTCTATCCATAGTCAGTGCGATATATGATCCGCTTGGACTTGTAGCACCTGTGACGTTACGAGCAAAAATTATCGTCCAGGATCTTTGCAGGAAAAAGTTAGGATGGGATGACGTTATACCGCAGAAGGAGCACGGAGATTGGCAACGTTGGCTGTCAAACTGACCTCGTTTGGAAATAATTCGCATAAACCGGCGGTACCAACAAAGTAACTATGGTGTACTGAAGAACATTCAATTACACGTGTTCAGCGATGGTTCAGAGACTGGCTATGGCGCATGCGCTTACTTGCGCCTCACAGATCAACGTGATACGACAGTCTGCAGTCTAGTGCTAGGTAAATCCCGACTTGCTCCGATCAAGCATGTAAATTACGTTGTACTTGTGGTAGACGTTAATGTACCTAGAGGGCAGTGGCCCCTGGGCAGGGTAACGGAAGTCCTTAAAAGCAGGGATGGTTTTGTACGTAAATGCATGATCCGTACTAGAAACACAAATGTTCTTAGACCGATCACAAAATTATGTCTTTTAGAAAGTGCAGATTAAGATTTACATTTGGCAAACTTAAGctttatatttgtgttttactgcaacattaatatttctgaaatgtcccTACAATGTTTAgataactttattattattattatttataggATTTATCTTGTTTACATTGACAAGTaatagtgtttatatttttattaattaaatagtaTGCCCTTTTATTTGGCATTATATAAGATGAAATGAATATACATTTCATGGTGGGCAGTGTAAGAtttctgtaaatcttaaattgaCGCTTTattaatttctattattttaatgtacaaatgtcATTTTTGGCGCTAAAGTATTGATGTTAATTGACGTGCAATTTGGCGCGACGTCATATTTACGTAACTTGTTTATATTGACGGCATTCAAATAAAGTAAATGTTTGAAACTATATTGGAACTGGAAGTTATTAAGACATTCATAAATGTTGCAGATGTCAAATTCGGTAAGAGCGAAATTTGTATTATgtttttacaagtaaatttatatttatatttatatttatatggaatattATACCTAGATTTAGAATTTGATAGAtagaaatgaaaacaatctgaGATGTCCAAATCTTTATATTTACTGTCATTTGTTTaccttatttatttttatcttatagAGAATCACTGACGAATAAATATTAGAGAAACCAGCGCATACTCGTTTTGACTATCCCAGATTCCAACAGAGGGTATGTAAAGAAAATCGAATCGTCCACCTGTCGTTTTATAACATAGTTATATTGTAACTGCACTATCGGACTGATTTTCTCGAAGTTGAGGTAGAGAAAAACTGTAAGTCACTGTGTTATGGTGGGTATGTAAAGTAAATTGAATCTCTTTCTTCGTATAACAACACCACTTGTTACTGGGTTCAGATAATATGAAAATTTTCCATTAGTTCCAATAAATTCCATTGAATCACGTTTTACAAGCCATTTTTCAATTACTACCAAGGAATAGATTTGACATATCAATTATACAATCAACAAGTTGTTAAGCAATGTCAATTTAGGATATGTCCGAGGTTGGCTTACAATACAAAACTCCCAATGAAGTCCCGTGTCTAAGGCTTTACTGCATTTCTTGATGTGTTTTTTGACTGATAGCTTTCGAGGCACATCGGCTTTTATATCATTCATTGCAGCGGTAATATATGGATGGCCTGGTTTTCATGGTAAATGTCACTTGTGAGATACTCAAAGTTGacaattattatattttcttctttGATTACTGTGACGTTTGTAAAATGATTGAAGGACTAGTATCGTACTATCTAACTGACCTGTCAAAACAGGTTTCTGACTTTCatattaatcttatataggcgtgaacagaatataatgaaagccgggaacaagttttgacaggtcaaataaattgtacaatatacTGATACTAGTATTGTGCAAAACTGTTACTTATACCCGCTTAACCAAACGTAAGTAAATGagcaaattatatcaaataaccAACTACTGACGCTCTTACTAACAAAAGCCCTCACAGACAGAATAAGTGGGTTGAAATACAGTAACAGTGAACATGTTACAAAACGTATTTCTGTCCTTTTAAAAGTGTCGACCACTCATTTAAGAATACTGAAACAAATCTAAACGAAGATCCATTCTGAAGCCATTTGATAATAGTTATATGGAAAACGTAAAGGAAATGAAATAACACCTGTTTAGCATTGTAATTATGTGCTGACATGAATTCACCAATCATGGCAAAATAATGGTTAAATTAGAACGTAACTTTCGATCACATTACAGTCTGAGACGGGATTAAAGAAGTCCGAGAGAGATTTTAGATAGCAACTTCTGACTTCCTCAACAAATATTGATCCTTGTGAACAACGCAATTTAACTTTTTTCTGTACACTTGATAAGTTTTTAAGATAACTTCCCGTAATTATCgtttttcgggggtgttttaacggGATTTAACCCACGTTAGCAAGAAGATCACGGGCTGTTATAAGACATGTTTGTGCGTATATGCCTGTCGGAAATCAAACATTTTGCCGCTTTAACGCTTCATTAAAAGATTTAGAGGAAATCACTATTATCTTATTTAGCTTTTAACACCACACTACCGTAAACGCCTCCTGTTTATATGTGTTATAGCATCTGAAGAATCCGAATGGCTGCGGGCAAAACCAATTATTTTGAATTCTGCTAAATGTAATAACGGGAGAAAACATGCGAAATCTCTACAATAATGCATTATGTTCCTGACACTCGTAGATATAAACCAAGTAATGTCCTATATGGTACATTTCTTTTGTAATTCCATCATATGGAAACAATGGAGGTATGTAACTCGTCAGCGACATAGGTTAAAGTCAATGTATACTCGTTGAATTAACAGTAAGATTTTCACTTACTGCAGTTATAGACAAACGCTCTAGCAGTAAGAATTGAAgtttcatttacaaatcattataCAGTATAAATATTCTGCAGTCGCTAGATTTGTGTACAGATTCATTTAAGGGTATTTGTGGTAAAGTTTAGCAAGGTACAATGGAATACCTTATTATTGTATGGCGCTCCAATATATTTAGAATAAAGTTGGTCAATCTGGTCCAGGAATAAATATTTTACGCACTTAAAAGTTGCTAGTACAAGGTTATGAGACTGAATTATATGTCACATCACTTTCTTCTGTTAAACAAAGATCTACTATATGTAAACTGTGATGTGGGGTTTCTCTACTTAGATTAAAAACACTGGAAAGTATGAACACATTCAAGATATTCAGTGTATCTTTCGAATATGTTAATGAAAAACCTGTTTTGTTTGAATACAATGCGAATTCAGATTTGAGAGATATACTCAGTGCTAAAGCTGTATTAATAATGATTATGTTAATCTTAATTATCTAGAGAAactaaatataatgttttcaaaaAGCATTGTAGCTGATGTAACTGGCTTTAACTACTTACAACTAATAGGTATTGTATAGTTTTAGCGTGGTAAAGAATTGTCATTACATAAGTCATGATGTAATATATAACAACATATTGTTTTTGGTCATAGTAGGTACACTAATTTGCAATGCTTTATTTATAAATAGTGGTTATTGAATAAGCATGTCCTGTGCAATAATAGATGTTTTTTTGCAATGACAATTTCTTTAGTCTTTCTTAATTTGATCTTTCCTCGGTTTTTAGGTGTTAACTTGTCAGTTTGCCTAAGAGACttaatgtgttattttgtttaatgttcttcttcttcttctaaataattatattattcatTAAGTCCAGTTTAGAATCATTATTTTATATGCTATATATTAAGTGCAAAAGCATTCATTTACTATTTCAGTTTATTGTCAGACAGGCAGTTTCAGGCAGTTTT
This is a stretch of genomic DNA from Mercenaria mercenaria strain notata chromosome 4, MADL_Memer_1, whole genome shotgun sequence. It encodes these proteins:
- the LOC123552694 gene encoding uncharacterized protein LOC123552694: MSKPPKTYCMQVHLFGATSSPSCTAYALKRTASDNAKRFPPEVVDTVNRNFYVDDCLKSVASEEKAAMLAADLQKLMQMRGFRLTKWISNSRQVLDTIPESERAHTVVSLDLDDILPCERALGVNWNVNDDKITFKIKIAEKPLIRRGILSIVSAIYDPLGLVAPVTLRAKIIVQDLCRKKLGWDDVIPQKEHGDWQRWLSN